The nucleotide window TTTATAGATAAAATGATAGTCTTTAATACTAAAATTTAAACTGGCTGTATTGAATACTTCATACAGCCAGTTTAAAAATTAAATAATAATTACATATTATTATTTATAAATTCCAGAACCTTCATTGCATGTCCACTTGCTTTTACTTTTCTAAATTCGCCTCTAATTATTCCCTCTTTATCGATTACGAAGGTTGACCTTTCCGTACCTATATACTCCCTTCCATAAAGCTTTTTAGGCTTTAACACATGATATAGCTCGTGTATTTTTAAATCTTCGTCACTAAGCAAAATAAAAGGCAATTCTAGCTTTTCACTAAATTTAATATGAGATTTAATACTGTCCTTGCTTATACCTAGTATTATTGTGTCTAGCTCCTCGAACTCAGAATGTAATTCTTTAAACTCTGAAGCCTCAGTAGTGCAGCCTGGTGTGTTGTCCCTAGGGTAAAAATAAAGCACCACATTTTTTTTCCCAACAAAATCAGATAATAAAATATCTTTTCCCATGTCTGATACAAGGCTAAAGCTTGGTGCCTTCTCTCCCGTCATAGAAGTGTTAATACTCATAAAATGGTCCCCCTTTTTAGTATCTATTTATAGGACCTAATACCCACAATTTATATCTCTAATCATCTTTTATCCTCTTTTCAAAATGCTGATAATCCTTTAAAGAGCTCCATTCTCCTCCCCAAGTCCATCCTCTAGTTATAAAGGCATTATAACAAACATCCCCTTTTATTATCATGCCTTGCCTTATATTATCTCTATCTAGATATTCCTTTCCTTCTTTGGGAAGTATAATCTCATCCTTTATATAAGGGTTTTGTACTGGATTTATATCAATGGCCACACCATAGCTATGGTTTGAAAACACTCCTTTTTTACCTGTTACCTCTCTTGAGCAAAACGCTGATGAGTTGTTGTCTGACATTGACAAATCATCGTCTGCACCATATTCATCAATTAGCCTAATCTTATCAATAGGGAATCTAGCCTCATAAAGCTCTTTAAATATTTCTATAACCTCCATGGCTAGTTTTTTGTGTACTATCAATTCTCCTACATGCTCTATATCATCAAAACCCCAATATGTAACACATATGTAGGATAGCTCATCTATATCCACAGGAGAATTCTCTTTGTAGGATAATCCAGATATTTTTTCTATAATGTCTTCTGTTAAGCTACTATACATAAAAACAGGTAATACATTTTCCTCATCAGCTTCATAATTATCACCTTTATTGATGACATTAGTATTCAATATGCTATTATCTTGTAGTATTATTTCCATATCTGATTTTTTCTTATTACCTTTATAAGCCTTGTTCAATACTAGTGACACCATTAGCAAAATTATTATTGCTAAGGCTAGAA belongs to Proteiniborus ethanoligenes and includes:
- a CDS encoding peroxiredoxin: MSINTSMTGEKAPSFSLVSDMGKDILLSDFVGKKNVVLYFYPRDNTPGCTTEASEFKELHSEFEELDTIILGISKDSIKSHIKFSEKLELPFILLSDEDLKIHELYHVLKPKKLYGREYIGTERSTFVIDKEGIIRGEFRKVKASGHAMKVLEFINNNM
- a CDS encoding M15 family metallopeptidase, yielding MAENKRSIDIIRILALAIIILLMVSLVLNKAYKGNKKKSDMEIILQDNSILNTNVINKGDNYEADEENVLPVFMYSSLTEDIIEKISGLSYKENSPVDIDELSYICVTYWGFDDIEHVGELIVHKKLAMEVIEIFKELYEARFPIDKIRLIDEYGADDDLSMSDNNSSAFCSREVTGKKGVFSNHSYGVAIDINPVQNPYIKDEIILPKEGKEYLDRDNIRQGMIIKGDVCYNAFITRGWTWGGEWSSLKDYQHFEKRIKDD